The genomic region ATGCGCTCCTGACCCAGCTCCTAGCCTTCCGACCGTTTGCTGAGAGTGTGTTGGCCGAGAACCAGTGTGAGTACCAACATTTGGTCGGTGCACCTTCATCATCGGGCCTGCAGTTGGTGACCTTAAGTTTGGGCTACCGTTGCTTAAAGCTGCAGATTAGAATCTTTTTTTGTGAAATTTAGCCAGACATTCATCTTATTTGAGGAAATGACCTGGCAGAGTCTGCTGCAGTAAACAGTGACTAGGCTTTCCagtgaagaaaggaaggaaaccGTTGCTAAAAAAGCTTAGGGGAGTGCTGCAGCTGTCTGTGAAGCTACCAGGACCCTGCTTCTGTTCCGCACTAACCTATCTAAAGGGTCTGTTCCTCTGTGTTTAACTGGTTTCTGTAaacttcaatgtgtgtgtgtgtgtgtgtgtgtgtgtgtgtgtgtatgtgtgtgtgttgtgtgaacagCTTGCAGTGGGGACACTGCTCTGGCCCACTGCCTGCTGCTGGTCAGTGTGGTGGCGCAGCTCTCCTCTCACTCAGAGGGGGCGCTGCAGCTGTGGTGCGACGGCAGCTGCTTCCCGGAGGACACACCCAGGTGGGAGCCAGTGCAGAAAAGGCACTAATGTAATGAGAGCGCTCTCTGCTCTTGTCCCTCTTGTGACCATTCccttagagcaggggttctcaaacttttgcaagctgggcccccccaaagctggttaggggtagttggggcccccccatccacccgcggccctgccgccaccgccctcaactacaccaccatatattagatagatagatagcatagtgtattgttattgataggcctgacatgtcaaggtttaggctattgttattgtttaggcccatacagacaattatttataactatttatttttattattgttattattattatcagtaatagtaggttattattataattaatgattatcgaccaattattattattgtattattattattatcattatttattatcataataataataagtggttattattgctatcattaggatactgttattattatgggcctcttgtgatctttacaaaaaaaaagaatgacgaaagaggggagatgcttaagtctactgtcactcttcagctgctctttcatgtctagtgacagctcatctgctgagcagagaaatggatcccgaactcaggcgaatgaacggtagtcctcttgaaataggacccaaactgatttctgatattcggcgtgatacagtgtaatttgacataggagctaaactcagcacaatacctatcattatttctaaacgtgttgcgtggccggcaaatcagtgtttcggcaattgtatggggtttgccaagcttagcaattctatgaagcaactacataagatgctccagacactgcttggagatagtgctatgcttggacatggctggttcgttgttgctgggaggccatcacgtttatgtttaaagaagtccacaggcttctctttctgacttttacgaatcagaaacttgtccatgttgtgtttgtttgctgatacagcgtatgaagttaataaagttctaatttcaacgtcgtgttcttgtatgtgtggttgtgaacgacttgcacacgaacaatggataaggctgtgctaagGCAATTGATTCCTaaccaaacgaactgtacacaatgtagacagggacagcacaaaatagtattcaagtgctggtgttttatttgttgcggtggatgatcaaaaaatgttaaaaggtaggctaggtgttaaggagaaaagggctagctgtagttggaaaaggtagctagctaggctagctctcgggctacgagcttttctaaaagattgtggagcaaaattactccttagaataggctacgaatagacctactgcaagtgcagtaaggtattactaaggaaggagtgagtctttaaaaatactgttttataaagcaatgaatatctgaatgatagaggaaacaagagaaattgcacaaactctgcaaagtgtcgtctcagggtgagcgcttacctccatgcctgcgttttgttttatactcggaagcggaggtgctaCTCGCGTTGAAAATGATtaatactccgttttgattggtggatcaggagcaaaacagtatttgatttgtttgggtcagtccagccccttgcatttcgctactgagggagctttcactaaccagtgacaggtcggcggtttttttttctttctccgtctgtgacatcgcgccccccctggagagtgttcgcgcccccccaggggggcgcgccccccactttgagaaccactgccttagAGGCATTATAGGtttccattcattcatgttaaGAGTagtgattttaattttaaatttttattttaaacagagctaactctctctcttgatctatctttctctctctctctctctcgatctttctttccctctcgccCAACgtcccttgctctctgtctgcccctctcaggctgagtgtgtttgaggcGCTGTTCCGGAGTTTCAGCTGGTGTGTGCTGGAGCGGGTATGGCCGGTGCGGTTGCCTGGGGTGATGCTGCACGGCCAGGCCCAGGGTAGCGTGAGTCTGCAtcagcatgtgtgcgtgcaggtcTGCGCCTGTGTGGCTGCACTGCCAGCCCCACAGCTCCCCCCACTGGTAGGTGTAGAGCACTGCATGCATggcttcttcttcatctttttttttttttgtatacatttgtttattgaaaCACATCATATCAAATAGCATAGATCTTTTACAATTAGCTGTGATcatcatctttaaaaaaaaaaaaattttaaacagacatgtaaaaaaaaaaaaagatatacaagaaagaaagacacatatACAAAACTTAAAAACCCACCCACGCTCCCATCCCAAGTTGGTCCACCTTTCTCTATCAATGTATCGAATCAATCAAAGTATCTGTATGCAACTGTAAaactggtactggtactttaACTGTAAGTAGTAGGAGTCGTAGCTACATTATCAAAATATGAGAGGATAGGCTGGCATGTAGTGTAGAATTTCCCAGTTGACCCTCTAAGTGAGAATTTGATCTTCCAAGACTTATCTGCTGGGGGTTTGGGTGACTTCCAGTGTAGAAGGATACATCTGCGGGCAATCAGCTTCACCTTTTTTTTGATAGCAGTGTTCCCTATGTTGATTTGCAAAACTGGTGTTAAATAAAAGGGCAGTGTGAACTGTTTGAGTgaagctgtgcacacacacactgtccttagAACAGACTAAGAAAGCTAagcttctctcgctctctgttcacctttttttcccctcgccatttcttcctctcttctttctcttctctcttctctctctctctctctctccgtctctccgtctctccctctccctccctttagGAGCGCTCCCTATTGTGGGCACTGTTTCAACCTGACGTGCAGACGGCCCTGCTGGCCACGGATGTCTGGTGTTTCTTGGCGCGGTAagttcccacctctctctctccccccacccccgctgGCACCGGCGATCTTTCCCGGATTTAGCCCCACGTGCGTCAATAGAGCGGTCCTTGAAAAGGGTGATGCCTAGAATGGACGGTCACGCTTCCACCACCCTCAAGGATGCAGCACATGGCagcagcttttttttgtttgttttgtgtgtttcctATGAGTTAACCTCAGTTTAGGATTGGCCAAGGACAGGTTTGCACCACAGTGACCGCTACTTTCAGTGAGACAAAGTAGGGGTCAGAAAACGCTGAACATTGTACCAGCAGAGACACAGGCTATTAAACATGACCGTTTGAAATCACCTGTTTTCTTCAGATACTCATACAGGCTGTCTGCTGTTTATCTACAGAAGGGATTCAGGATCCCAAATCACTTTAGGGTTTTGTCTCGGTAGACGCTTCAAATGTCAATTTAGAACTTCAAATAGTCTCTTCAAAGGTCACTGTAAGGGGTCATCAGTAGTCTGCAATTCTGGcaaaaaggttgttgatgtttgagcttgacagccaatcaaattacacccctacCCTCTATGCTTCTGAAgtaacatgttgattggctggagttgTTTGTTTCCCTATTGCAGACCCATGACTGTATAAACAGTTTTTTGGAGGGTACACAGGCTAGAGGACCTTGAGGAGCTGGATTTGACAAAAAGTCTATTCAATTAGTTTCATAGACTACCTTTTAAAAGGTTTATCATGGTAGTCCCTTTAGGGTTAATCCAGGTAGTCAGTTGAGGGTTtaataatgttttggtgtattgtttattgtttattaagtatgtatgtatgtatgtatgtatcattGTCCTTTTCCCCCCCTTAACCCACAGGTATGGTACGGCAGACTTGTGTCTGCATCACGTTCTCCTTGTGGCCGACATGGTAAGCCTTTCTtcaccctcttcttctcttcacctTCTTTCACGGGGCTATGGGAGGACAGGGATAgtcccgggacctctcgcagaGGTGATGATTGGTGTCAGTGGATCTGGTGGCGAGGGACagctgtcattattcacacacacacacacacacacacacacacaccacacacacacacacccacacacccccctcctgtGTGACGATGTTTACTGTGTTCCCTGATGTGTGGTTTGCCTGATACAGCGTTCTCCGTGAGCACCCACAGTCTTTTTTAGTGCCATATTTATCTAAACCACAGGGACAGTGGGGCATTACAAGCTTATAAtatagtctcacacacatacatgcgtgAGTCACTAACTTTGTTgttggaaatgtttggtttgtgtgagGTATCTTCAGCCACTTTATCATGGGctggaaattgtgtgtgtgtgtgtgtgtgtgtgtgtgtgtgtgtggctgtccaCCGTGTTTACCTGCAGATAAAGTCATGTCCAGGTGAGACGTCCCAGTGGAACCATCTGTCCCTACTGCTGAGACGCATGCTGTTCCTTATGACCCCTGTACATCAGGTCAGactccagtagtgtgtgtgtgtgtgtgtgtgtgtgtggtgtgtgtgtgtgtgtggtgtgtgtgtgtgtgtgtgtgtgtgtgtgtgtgtgtgtgtggtggtgaacGAAAGCCTGTGTGCTGCTGGAACACATGCTGTTTTCAGTAATCCCAGGTAaaaaatgattttgtgtgtgtaacgtgtgctGTATGGTGCATTTCAAGTCTATTGTGTATGGGTTTTAGATATATGTTCCagtatgtttattttttgtcacTTTGTatagttttgtttgcttttatgGATATACAATTGTATGtgttgacatttgtgtgtgtgtgttaacagatGGAGCTGTTGGAGCGGTTCCCTGCATCCCAGGaggagaacgtgtgtgtgtggggtcaccTGCTCCTGCGTTCGCTGGCCCCAGATGTTCGCGCATGCCTGGAGCAGGAGCTCGCCGCCACGGCAGCGTCTGTGGCCACGGACTGGCACAAGAGCGGCTGCAGACTGGGCGGAGTGGACAGAGTGGTGAGTGCGGAAAATGTTCCACGTCGACGGCAGGCAGATCCATAAGATCAGACGATTCAGTAAAGTCTCACCTCTACAGTATACAAGGTTCTGATGTCCTTCTACATAATAAGCACTGTTCCTATAGCTGTGTATAGATGAAGAGTGTGTTAAACACAGCTGGAGACCTTAAAGGTGGACCATTTTTTCAAAGACCATTCTTTCACTGACTGTTAATGGATTGTCCAGAGATagtatgcatatacatacagtattggTACATATAGAGTTGCAGATTTTTATTTCACAGACAGACTTTATAAATAATCACCTCAACTCAGTGCATCAGCTAAGGTaggttttcccttttttccacTTTTATGAGACACTTTTATCAGTTTCTTTGCTTGCTACAAGAAATCTATGGTAAACCGAAAATAGTTCAAGAAGAAAACCACTGTGAAAACAACTTTGAAAACCATCTCCTATCTGACCTTGAGTACACAGGGAAACACCACGCCTGTAAATGTTGTCCGCTCAGACTCAGACCACAGAGATCACTAGGCCTGCACACTGATACAACAGTAAAACCttgctttgcgtgtgtgtgtgagagtgtgtgagtgtgtgtgtgtgtgtgtgtgtgtgtggtgtgtgttgtgtgtgtgtgtgtgttgtgtgtgtgtgtgtgtgtgtgtgtgtgtgtgtgactggtccCCCACACGTATGTAGAGCCACTTAAGACCCCAGTGGCCAATCTGGCCATATcacaacaataacattgtcGAATGGCAGTGACCGTGGGCTAGTCAAGGGCGGAGGGTTTTTATTATCAGTGACATTCAAGTTTGGAACTACCTCATGGAGGAATCTCTGCCAGCATTGTTTGAGGGAGGAGAAGGCTGTGTTATCTTAACGCCTGCTCTTTATCTGGTTCTCATATCAAAGTCCATCTGCTTGTCCTTGTCCCTTGTCCTTcagcccccttctctctctctctcgtctgtagAATAGGGTGCTGTGGGCTCTGAAGGTGGTGGTGCGGGTGGAGGTCCCCGAGGCGGGGTGTGTGTCGTCGGTTCTCACCATCCTCACACAGCTGTGGCCCCGTATGTGTGCCAGCcaggtcagacacacatctcactcactcacacacacacacacacacacacacacacacacacacacacacacacacacacacacacacaggtgtttagGTTACTCTTGATGTGTGGATGATGTGTGCCACAGGTTCAGAAGCATGGCCCTCTCCAGCAGACTCTGtgtctgctcctctccctctcggcCTGCCTCGTCAAGAGTCTGGAGCCTCAGACCATCTCTCAGGTACTtctgcgcccacacacacacacacacaccacacacacacacacacacacacacacaaactctttaaAGACATCAACATGAAAGATGCACCAAAGATGCCCTCACTCACATACTAGCTCTGACACTGCTACTAAACCAATGAAGGAACAAAATAACAGAATAAAGCTCACACAGTTCAAGCCTTTTTTTTCACCTGCTCAGCTCAAAGCAGTGCTGTTCTTCCCAGTGGAAGAGACATTGTAAGGCTCACTCAAGAGATGATGTTGGCATCTGTGCAGGTGAATATGAGTCTGTGTTTTCAGGCTGTTTCCTGTTTGAGCGTGCTACTTCCCCTGAAGGCTCTCGATGATGTCACACTGGCTGCTCTGGAGTTTCTGGCCGCCCTAGGGAGTGTTTTCATCCCCTCCAGCGTacaggtgtgtgctgtgtgcttctTACTCTAGTCAATTCCAGGCCTTTCATGTaataatctctgtgtgtgtgtgtgtgtgtgtgtgtgtgtgtgtgtgtgtgtgtgtgtgtgtgtgtgtgtgtgttgtgtgtgtgtgtgttgtgtgcttctTACTCTAGTCAATTCCAGGCCTTTCATgtaatgatctctgtgtgtgtgtgtgtgtgtgtgtgtgtgtgtgtttcttactcTAGTCAATTCCAGGCCTTTCATGTaataatctctgtgtgtgtgtgtgtgttgtgtgcttctTACTCTAGTCAATTCCAGGCCTTTCATGTaataatctctgtgtgtgtgtgtgtgtgtgtgtgtctgtcagactGTGGTGTTACCTCGGCTCAGCGCAGCGTTCGGCGCCCTGTTGGCTTCTGATTCCTGGCTCCTCCAGCAGCACGCCCTTGAGGCCTTCGGCGTCTTTGCAGAGGTTTGGACTCCTTGGTTTACACATCGCTCACGCCCACCCATCACAAAACTTAACCCGTCAAGCTCACAAGTCTGCCAGTGTCCTCAAACTCGTACCTCGTGACTGTTCATTCTCACTCTACTCACTGAACTTTCACCCTCCTCCTGCACACAAGTATACACGTACATCTGCAAGCACATATCTTCACAAGCCCCACCGCTAACTCACATTCCTGTCATTGCAGTCTTAGGTGCTGGCCTGAAATGTATGTGTAGATAGCAGGTGGGTTTGACATGGAGTATGCTGACAGAATAGCTGCACGGACTAACAGGCCCTTTATCCCCTGCTCAGGTGACCAATCACGAGGAAGTAATCTCCCAAGGTCTGACGTCCGAGGAAACCAAAACACGAGTGGTCAACTTCCTTAGCAAGGTGTGCCCAGACGTTTGTACAAACATCATGACCTGGTTCATTACCACTGCTCAGTAACTTCATGCAAATGTTAATATTCTGCTGGTTTTTCTTCTAAAACGTTGATTGGGAGGTTATTTTATGAGCTGTTTTTTTAGGCATGTTTTGCAGAACCACAGGAAGTTAATTTGAACTCGTTATTTCCTCTGCAAAACCTTACCTGTAGAACATTTTCCCCAACCTACCTGTGTTCCAAACAGTTTGTCTGAAAGCAGTTCAGGCAGTTGAGTAGCGTATGGGTTTGTTGTGCTGTGCTTGTTGTGGTGTTTTGCTGTGCTCCGCcggtcatgtttgtgtttgtgttgatgtgtttgttgtttaccGCCCTGACACAGACGGTGGTGGGGGAGGAACAGACGGATGCTCGTCTGGAGCGTCTGAAGGTGGAGAGCGCGGTGTTGGAAACACACACCCGGGCTCTGGAGAGCGGACAGCAGCcccacgcgcgcacacacacacagggaagacaAGAGGAGCAGCAGGACCCCACACccactgcagagaggagagaggagtcgCCAGAAGAATCTAAAGTTGAGGTAAGACACTCAGTCATTCACTCCAAGTTTAAAGTTATAGTTTAGAGTATAGTCTTGCTCCATGTCCTCTTGGACCAACCTAGTTCATTAGTCGTCCCTTTTGGTTGTAGAAATATGCTCATCAATTTACTGAGTGATTCCTGTGGGAGGTATTTTGTTCTCTGACCCTAAACCATATCATTGCATCAGGCACCTAGTCTTTTTTTGTGATCAACTTTTTATTGACACCATTTTTGCCATTAAGGCATTTAAGACAAGAGTATGTCAAAACACAATGTTGCATTTAACAGCTGATGTACAGGCACTTAGTCTTGAATAATGGAGCCTACCAAATAACATTTTTCATAATTATCTGTTAACACTAATGTATTTGAGAGGCAAAAGAAGACCGATGTCTTTCTCTGCGTTCTCTGTTCGGGTTAAGATATAAATAATCTATAATGAACAGGCTCACTTAACTGTGAATTTGCTTTCTTCACTGATTTTCATCTTTATTGAAGAAGTCTTTTTTTCATTCCATACTggtctcctccttctctcagcCATGTGCAAAGCGGGCGCGTCAGGAGTGTGTGCGCTGGGAGGAGTGCGAGGTCCACCTGCAGATGGCCGAGGGCGCACTGAGGGCCCTGCAGACACTAGGGGGCGCCACCGCTCCCCACTCACCCCCGCAGTGGGTCCTGACCCGCCTGCAGGGTCTCcaaacactcatcacacacatcagcaagCAAGCAGAAGACGGCTCCTAACACTGAGCACACACCAGGCTCacaactcgcacacacacacacacagacatcaaacaaAGCATTCACTTAACAcggatcacaaacacacacggatactatgtatgaaaaaacaaaacaaggcagTCACCCAATGCTGCTGACACACCAGACATCAGCAAACAAGGATCCAAGTTTGTCCTGTATTtgtctgtcacacacgcacCAAAGTGGAGGCCACAGTTACCTACAGCCAGTCATGGATCTGTGCTTTTAACCGCTTTCACACAAGTTTACACCACAACATACAGACCTCAGTCTGGGTAACAGCTTTAACACATGGGCTTTTACTGAACAAAACTTGCAGAGCTCTGCTTAAGTTGTCACATATATCATTCTGTGCTGCCTACAGCCTTAATGTCTACAGTTGTGGACGTCACACATTTTGTTAAATATGGAAAGGGGTTTTGCCTGCAGTTCAGATGTTTATTAAACTTTTTACTGTGATGGCTTGTTTCATTCCCGTTTTCTTACAATGCATCCAAATGAAATGGGACCACTCAGAAGAAAGTTCTTTCACCACCAGATGTGGTAACATCTCATGGGTTTCCGACATGGACCATTAAAAAGCCTAATCCCTAACTAGCCGGTGACTGAAATACTGGGCTGTTTTAACAAGACAGTAGTGTCTCTGTGTATAAACCGTTATATTGGTCTGAGAGTGTGAAAAATGGGCTAATTGTGGCCTGGCATTCGATGTGCTTCTCGTCAAACTAAACAAGCATCTCCAAGTTGAACTGCAGGATtataagaaaacacacacatacacacaacccaacTGGGTCAGATACCATAAAACTATTTTATTTTCCCATCCAgccaaaaatacaaataaattatatatgtCCCATCTTTCGTTTCTCACACTCGCACGCATGTAAACACTCTCTTCTCACCCCGAACCCTgcaaacctgacacacacacacaaatgctcgaTAAAACTCTTAACTGTAATCTCTTCCGGTGTGGACGCTGTGGTCCTGGCTCGTAAGGCTCACCGTCATGGCTTGAGCGCAGGGCTTCATGGCACAACAAAAGCAGAGGGATCCAGTGGTCTATACAGGAACTGCTCTTTGTTAGGACCTCTCCAAAGATTCATCGTGGATTCGGTTCCTACTGCGACTTTGGCAGACGCTCTACAAAAGGGATCCGATAGTGGTCAGACTGGCTGACACACAGCTACAAAAGAAAATGTCTGTCCATTCCAGTACGAGCCccccaagaaaagaaaaaaaggctaGACGCATTCTCGGTCACATCTTCATCAGAGACAATGAGAGTTGAACttcacaaaagaaaaataacaaaatagaTTTCAGAAACTGAAAAAGCAATGATCATGTCCTCTCACACTTGATTGTAACGGTCCTAGGTTCATCATCTCATGAGCGAGGTGACCCCTGTAGGGCCTGGCTCTCTGGTTGGCGGCTGGAGGGCaggcctctctcctctactgcctgctctctttctctcctgtatGGCTTTGCTCTAGAGGTCGCAGTTCATCACCAGGCATTCTCATCCTCCCAGTTGATGTCGTCGCCATCTCCCCAGCCCTCAGCGTCCGCCTACCAGAAACGACACAAAAGATAAGGCTCCATCCTCTGACCTCAAAAAAACAGCTTACACTTTAACAACACTCACTATTTGACGGGCTCACATTTTTGAGGAATTGACACCGTTTTCTCTGTAAATCACCTCTTTCTTTTTATCCATCTGAATGAGACAGCTGTTAAATGATGGTGAATGTGGTGTGTGCACTTAGTCATTTACTAGAGCTCAGTCTCTGTTACTCTCTACTCCTAGCTGTTCCAGTAAGATCCCCACACAACCCTCTTCACTTAAAACTCTCAGAGCCACAGGGCATGAGAGACATCTATtactcaaaaaataaacaaggtTGGAGGCTTACCTCACTTAGGTCTTCTGCGGCAAATTtggcagtgagtgagagaacgTTGGCAGACAGCTTCGTATCCGGAAGGTCAGACACAGCTGGCGAGGCGTCTGTAGCCAAACTGTGACCGGCATTCCCCAAGCCCACAGCGGGCAGCAGCAGGGAGGTTGCTGTGGATGACAGCTTAATATCTGGCTCCATGTCAGCAAAGAAGTCCAGCTCTGGATCATTTTCAGGCTTCTTCTTCACCATGATGGTGAATTCTTCGCCcagccctccaccaccaccctttGGCTTGTGTGTATCGAGGGCTTTGGCATTAGGCTCGGCCGCTTTCGAGGAGGTTTCATCCGTCTGCTCCCAACTCGTATCCCATGATGCATCTCTGCTAGGCAGAAGCAGCGTGGCCCTGGTGGCAGAGCCCAACTTCAGTGCTTTGGAGCCCTTGCCAGTCCCTGACTGTTGGCTGCTCACAGCTGCCTCCCTTGGCACTGGTAA from Clupea harengus chromosome 10, Ch_v2.0.2, whole genome shotgun sequence harbors:
- the c10h1orf112 gene encoding uncharacterized protein C1orf112 homolog, with product MMEEISGQVSGLSSQNTELTASLRNILQVMVQTLETVAVCVRHVCALEGVSRLSEVRSVPSCVLYLLRNTFQHCKESEVVYSGRLSLVGDLLQALFKEAYSLQKGLIELLDHINLQDAASKEEVSDIVTVIHSLLDICSIISSLDMALHANTWKFIIKQSVRYQSLVEEHLRHADITSCLCTDLLGSLNSCLELAEQIKQEGLQAHSPECKLFQKSTKMCRFFANTLVHYVKEFKDFLATSCPRLHLLFLQIHSKFPPCLHAPSLPPALCEELRGAVLVAMDALLTQLLAFRPFAESVLAENQSCSGDTALAHCLLLVSVVAQLSSHSEGALQLWCDGSCFPEDTPRLSVFEALFRSFSWCVLERVWPVRLPGVMLHGQAQGSVSLHQHVCVQVCACVAALPAPQLPPLERSLLWALFQPDVQTALLATDVWCFLARYGTADLCLHHVLLVADMIKSCPGETSQWNHLSLLLRRMLFLMTPVHQMELLERFPASQEENVCVWGHLLLRSLAPDVRACLEQELAATAASVATDWHKSGCRLGGVDRVNRVLWALKVVVRVEVPEAGCVSSVLTILTQLWPRMCASQVQKHGPLQQTLCLLLSLSACLVKSLEPQTISQAVSCLSVLLPLKALDDVTLAALEFLAALGSVFIPSSVQTVVLPRLSAAFGALLASDSWLLQQHALEAFGVFAEVTNHEEVISQGLTSEETKTRVVNFLSKTVVGEEQTDARLERLKVESAVLETHTRALESGQQPHARTHTQGRQEEQQDPTPTAERREESPEESKVEPCAKRARQECVRWEECEVHLQMAEGALRALQTLGGATAPHSPPQWVLTRLQGLQTLITHISKQAEDGS